The window CGTATCAACTTGGCTCTTCGCCATTGTCATCGCATTGCCGCCGCTCTTCGGCGTCTCTGAGATTAAGTACCAGGAGAGCTGGGCCATGTGCACCGTAACCTGGCACGACGCAGGCTTTCTCACCGTAGCCTACTCCTGCGTACTCTGCGTGGTGGGCTTTTTGCTTCCTTTTGTTCGAATCACGTGGATATACGCTTCCATGTTCAAGGCGGCGCGCCGTAACAGCGCCTGCACTCGCCTAAACTTCACCGCCATCGGAAATGAGGTGAGCCAGCCAACAACAGTGCGACCAGAAGTCGGAAACCACCAGTCACCTTACCTGCAGAAGAAATTGGCTTGGTCTAAACGAACCTCTTCGCTTAGTCAAGCGTCTTCGATATTCGGTGACAAGTGGAAAGCCGTACGAACTGGAGTCCTGGTGGTAGTGTCGTTTACCACGTGCTTCCTTCCCTTCTTTTCCATGACTCTTGTAGAACCACACGCCCATACACGCAAGACGGCGCTTTATAACTTGCCTGCCATCGCCATGTTGCTCCTCTTCTGCTCCTCACTCATCAATCCGTACCTTTACGTCATACGAAACAAAGCTATGCGCAAACATGTGCGCAAGATGTTCACGCGGCTGACGCGTAAGCCGAGTTTCTTCTCTCCGCGGGGCTACCATTTCAGTCACCAAGACCCGCCGCAGGAGAGAAAGTTCTCTGACGACTTGAAGTTGTCTGGTATCCCTGTTtctttgcgccacgaagagagcGTCGACTACCGAACGCCCTTCGTCATGCATTCCGTGTGTCAGAGTGAATCGGGTGACTGGAAGATTATCACGGTAGCCACTGACGCCAGGCGTTCGTCTTTCCGCAAGTCCTTCGCCGCCGTGCAACACCCACTCTTTGCGGACAACACGACGGAGGAGCCGAGGCTATGGCAGCAGGAGCACTCGCGTTACAAGGGTAGAACCACACGCAGCCTGCGTGTACCTGCCATGCGGAGTGGGTTCAACAGACGGGCGTCCTTCGACGGCAAGTTTACGCCGGCACGGTTGCCCAAAATGCTCTATCGAAACTCGCAAGCTAGTGCGGTGAAGCCAACCGCGAATGCCGGAGGTGATCGCAGCATGTCTTTTCGCGTGCGCGGCCGCTTCGCAAACCGGGACGAGTCGCTTGAAACGTACGACAGGTTTCGCAACAGTAGCTTTTCCAAAGAAGTCTGGACCCGTCAAAACATTGACTCTTACCAGAACGGCCAGCTGAGGAACTTCGCACGTGAGCCGCACAGCAGCGTGTCATTTGTCCGTGATGCTGAAGCCTACGACAGATGCCCCGCAGTCGACAGCGTCGTGCAAGTTCACAGTTACGGAAACTTGTCGGCTGACGTCTGTTCCTCAGTGGCCTCGTGCAGTCGCCGACCAGTTCTCAAACGAGGACGGTCATTCGCCTTCGACGAACACGAAATGAGCGTGACATTTTCGCCACAAAGGATTTCTTGCTCAGGAGGACTCAGGAAGTCTCACTTTGCGTTAGCGAGGCACTCTCCGAGGCACGGCTCTACCGATACTACGACGACCACGCTAGAGTCGCTGACATCCACGGAGTCGTCGCAAGATGGTCCCGTCAACGCGCCGTCTTCACAGTGTGTGCCGTACTACGAATCACCTTTGTACTTGGCGCCACATTACTGTCAGCATGAGCATGCCAGCCGGAACAGTGACGCTTCCCTATCTTCACTTCGTTCATCGATCGCTTCGAAATGGAACCAACACAGCCACCTGCCATCTCAGTGCCACGATCGGAGGGATTCTGGCTTCGAGGACGCCATGCTGGGAAGGATTGAACTGTGCGACACCATTGTGAATGAATCTGGATCTATCAAGGCTGTGAAATTTTTAGAACGAGTGTAGCTACCGAACTGTCAATTCCACACATTGAACATTGTATGATGTATATTCAGGTGAATGCTTGTTCTTCGCTCAAGAAACTCCAGATGTTGAATTTACCACAAAGACATTAGTGTCACCAATTTTCGAAAAACAGGTCGAATGTGCCCTCTCCGAAGGTGTTTCACACTATGAACCAAGAACATATCTGTGCAGATGATGCGTTCGACAATATAGTGCTTTCTTTTGGTTGTGTTTTCGGAACATCATGCTGGTCTGATCCCACAGGGAATAAATTGAAATGATTGCAGTACAGAACCACGTTTGAGCATGCTTCATTCTTAGTAGCAGCGTAGTGCTCTCCGAGGCGAAGATAGTGGCATCGGCTTTGCATTTTCGGCCATATATAGCGCATTTTGCTGATGGTAAGAAAAGCGTGTTTATAAGCAACATGTGATAACATAAAAATtgctttctgtttgttttgtgCGGCACGCTTAGGAATGCTGCTTTGTCCTTCAATATACCAGTTAAAAATCCTGCTGCTCCACAAATCACAAGCACGGAGATATTAGTGAGACAGTGCTTACCACTCCGTTATCGTATTTTTGTATATGGCCTGGAATGCTACTATTTGCTTAAAATCAGTGAACATGTGCTACACTCTAAATGTGAAGGCATACTTTGTGGGGCCAACTATACATCGGAGGAAACTTGAGAAACTTTAGGGCAATAATTTTTTATAAGCGCTTGCTCCCAACAAGCAACGCTTCGATCACCTCTATAAGCACTATACGTCGCTTGTTTCTCTTTATTATTAGTCACCATTGAAACTAACTAAACTACCAGTCAAGTGTGCACCACTTAAAATTAATCCCTCAGTCCTCATCTCACTGCCTCGCGTAAAACGTATTTTTCATTAAAGGTTGCTTGTTATTCAAACATTCATGCACTCATGTTAACGAACGATATATCTGAGCGCAGCCGTATTTCacagaaaaaatttcattcaTGCGGAACgtataaataaagaaatatttgCGGAAAAACCACTATTCTATCTCACATTCTACGTCTAATTTTTTCTGTGATCAAATATATTCACAAAATAATGTACCTGACAGCCAGAAAATTTAATGCCGTGCAAAAGTCAACTGCTTTAAGAAACAATAACGTTGCTAATAGTATACAATGCAGATTCAAAGGTTTCCCCCCTTTTCAGCTAAGAAAATGCATTGTAGTTGCATCCATAAGTCAGCATGTATATTTAAAAACCAGTAAAAGTAAGCAGTGAAAATTGTACAGTGAACTAAATGAAACTCAAGCATGGAAGCATGGTCACATGGTTCAATGCATTTCCACCAATCCTGCACCTAAATATACACAAAGTTCACCTCGGCGGGGATATTATTGCCAGTTGACCTGCACTTGTACGCCATTTATTCGCGTTCCTAGTTTTGAATATTCCATTTCATAGTGCATTTATAACTGGGAAACTACACAATGCGTGCTCCACGCTTCATGTTTTAGATATAGTTAGGGCATTCTAAGCCGAATCATGTTTCGCTCCTGCGCGAGTGTACAGAAAGCAGTATAGTAAATTCAATGTGCTCTGAGGGGATATATTGTTTCAGTGTATTTAATAATGCACTCTCTTGCTTTTACAATATCTGTCATTTTTGATACTGCACTTACGTTGTGTTTTGTTgaaaaattataaaaataaaatgtttgcaCAAAGTTTATGCTTTCAACTGCCTCTTTCGTCATATAATCAACATACCTTTGTTATCATATGTTTAGGCAAATAATATGTTATGCCAGAGCGAAAGGTCAGTGCTTGAGCCGCTTTAatcgcatttattttacacaaaGGTGTTTTAGTAACCCAGAAATCGAGATAAGTGTATGGCACAGTTTGCGTCGTCAGCGCGAAATTTTAGAACAAGATCACGATGACGTAGTAGGCCCACAATACAACCACTAGTACTCATACTGCTCACGACAGAAAACAACACTGTAGATGACGTCAGTACTAGCCtccttaaaactaacacgccgaCGATGGCAAGGCACCTTTGACAAGAATATCTTCTCCTATCGAAACATCAACCCG is drawn from Rhipicephalus microplus isolate Deutch F79 unplaced genomic scaffold, USDA_Rmic scaffold_416, whole genome shotgun sequence and contains these coding sequences:
- the LOC142794404 gene encoding uncharacterized protein LOC142794404; protein product: MELSAPQQYFALHNGVIYVNHTARSHARAFPDTVAMGDSPSIFLPFVPSSDANAFASATAVDVEDDQSSPSLSFISLEVHFTLLLVIMVTSVAINGLVFVLFYQRPSVRMTSNKFVLNMAIVYLLQTFILLPFVFVSIVFREWIFGDVWCKLHGALSLCFTLANVFSILLIAVDRNCAVNSPLHYSMTITKKRTSGLIVSTWLFAIVIALPPLFGVSEIKYQESWAMCTVTWHDAGFLTVAYSCVLCVVGFLLPFVRITWIYASMFKAARRNSACTRLNFTAIGNEVSQPTTVRPEVGNHQSPYLQKKLAWSKRTSSLSQASSIFGDKWKAVRTGVLVVVSFTTCFLPFFSMTLVEPHAHTRKTALYNLPAIAMLLLFCSSLINPYLYVIRNKAMRKHVRKMFTRLTRKPSFFSPRGYHFSHQDPPQERKFSDDLKLSGIPVSLRHEESVDYRTPFVMHSVCQSESGDWKIITVATDARRSSFRKSFAAVQHPLFADNTTEEPRLWQQEHSRYKGRTTRSLRVPAMRSGFNRRASFDGKFTPARLPKMLYRNSQASAVKPTANAGGDRSMSFRVRGRFANRDESLETYDRFRNSSFSKEVWTRQNIDSYQNGQLRNFAREPHSSVSFVRDAEAYDRCPAVDSVVQVHSYGNLSADVCSSVASCSRRPVLKRGRSFAFDEHEMSVTFSPQRISCSGGLRKSHFALARHSPRHGSTDTTTTTLESLTSTESSQDGPVNAPSSQCVPYYESPLYLAPHYCQHEHASRNSDASLSSLRSSIASKWNQHSHLPSQCHDRRDSGFEDAMLGRIELCDTIVNESGSIKAVKFLERV